The Mangrovibacterium diazotrophicum DNA window GGCTATTTCGGAGTTGGCTACCAACAAACGTGTTGAAGGGGGAGGCGAGTATTTCATTATTTCCCGGTCTTTTGGTTTGAATATTGGGGCGACCATTGGGATTGCCTTGTACTTGTCGCAAGCCATCAGCGTCGCGTTCTATGTAATTGCGTTCACCGAGTCCTTTGAACAACTTTTCAATATTGCCAAGTATCATTATGGCTGGGATTTACCCCGACAGGTCGTTAGTATACCTTCCATGGCGATTTTAGCCGTACTTATTTTTACCAAAGGAGCCAACCTGGGAGTTAAAACCTTGTATGTTATTGTTGCTATTCTGGCGGTTTCGCTGGGAATGTTTTTCTTTGGAACGACCGAATACGCTGATATTTCCACCTTCAGTATTTTCAAAGCTGAATTTCGGAACATGCACGAATTCTTTTTCATTTTCGCTATCATATTCCCGGCATTCACGGGGATGACCGCAGGCGTCGGGTTGTCTGGCGATCTGAAAAATCCGGCAAAATCAATTCCCCTCGGAACAACTACGGCAACCGTGCTCGGTATGATCGTTTATATTTTTGTTTCGTGGAAGTTGGCCGGTTCTGCTTCGGAGGCTGATTTGCTAAACCGGCAATTGATTATGGGAGACATTGCGATTGCTGGAAACATCGTCGTTCCGATCGGGTTGGCTGCTTCGACCATTTCTTCGGCCATCGGATCGATTTTGGTGGCGCCGCGAACCCTGCAGGCTTTGGCAGTTGACCGTTCGTTCCCCAGCAAAAAGGTTAATGATTACCTTGCTGCCGATGACAAAAAAGGGGAACCGCAGAAAGCAACGCTGGTTACAATATTGATTGCGATCGTATTTGTGGCAGCCGGAAATGTGGATATCGTCGCCCGAATTATCTCCATGTTTTTCATGGTTACTTACGGTTCACTGTGTTTAATTTCGTTTTTAAATCATTTTGGTTCTTCGCCATCCTATCGTCCGTCGTTCCGCTCGCGCTGGTACTTTTCGCTCATCGGTTTTGTAACTTCTCTTTATGTGATGTTTAAAATTGACACGGTTTATGCGTTAGTAGCGCTCGGCTCAATGACGCTAATCTACTACGTTGTTGATTACTACCACAGGGATCGTAAAGGATTGGAGATCATATTTACCAATGCGATATTTCAGCTAAACCGGTCGATGCAGGTGTTTTTGCAGAAGTCGAGGAAAAGAAGCTCGTTCAAGGAATGGCGTCCCAGCTCCATCTGTATCACCGATCGCAGTTTCGACCGGAAACATGCCTTCCGTTTGCAAAACTGGCTCGCTTACAAATACGGTTTCGGAACTTACATCCATTTTATGGAGGGCTATTTCTCCAAATCGGCCAATGTTGAAGCGCATAAAAATCTGGATATTCTCGTGAGCCAATTCGATCGGATAGAAAGTCATGTTTACGTTGATACCATCATTTCTCCTTCATTTACTTCTGCCATTGCCCAGGCAATTCAGTTGCCGGGAATTGCCGGGATGGAAAATAACATGCTGATTTTCGACAGTGATGTTGAGGACAATGTTAGCCTGGAACGAATTATCGATAATTACGCGTTGGTGAATGCGGGTGATTTTGATGTATTGATTCTTCGGACAGGAAAAAAGAAGATTGACACGCGCAACGACATCCACGTATGGTTGCAGCGCACCGACGAGCACAATGCCAACCTGATGATTCTGTTGGGCTTCATTATTGGAGCACATCCGGATTGGAAGAAAGCGAACATTAAAATTTTCGAATTGTCGACCCCTGAGAATATTGAAAAGAGTAAAGTTGAGTTGCAAGAGCTGATCACCAAAGGGCGACTACCTATTACGCTTAAGAACATTGAAATTTTGGAAGAAAAACCGGGAATTGGCATCCGGGAAATGATCAATGAACGTTCGATCGACGCCGGTCTTGTGATTACCGGCTTCCGCGGCGACCATTTAAAACACGACGGCAGCAGAATTTTTGAAGGCTACGAAAGCAACGCCTTGTTATTCGTGAATAGCCACGACGAAAAGACGATTGAGTAGAAACAAAAAAAGAGCTACAATGTAAATTGTAACTCTTTGTTATTGTGTGTGGAGAATATCGGAATCGAACCGATGACCTTTTGACTGCCAGTCATAAAAAATCGTATTTTTTTGATTTCTTTTAGTTTTCTATGTTTGCACAATGCGCTGTTGTACAGTGTTATACCTGCTTATTTTTTCTTTTTATATTATGATTTATTCGAAGTTTGTGTGTACATTTGTGTGTATAAAAATGAATTGTACACATGGGAAGAAAGAAGCCTGATATAGCGACTGCAATCATTTTGGAGAAACGAGTGACAGATAAAGATGGATTGCATCCCGTAAAATTAAGAATAACCTACCAAAGAAGACGTAAGTATTATGCCGTAAAGGGCGAGCATTATAGTGTTGATGGATTCACTGCAGTGACAAGCCCTGTGGGGAGGGGAAAAAACAAGGAAAAACGAAAAACACTCGAAGCAATTGAAAATCGGGCGATCGAGATCATCGACGATGTTCTTGTCAATTTCAGTTTCGAGGCATTTGAAAGAGAGTATTTAAGTCATAAAGTAAGAAATAGTACTGTCGCAGATTTTTTTGAGGATAAAACGAAAGAACTTGATGAAGCAAACAAGGTTCAGACTGCGATACTCTATCGGTCAACTTTGATCAGTCTCTTGAAATTTGACAAGAAAATCACATTTCAGAAAATTACGCCTGGCTATCTTGAAAAATACCAAAAGTGGATGATCGAACAAGAGAATTCATATACCACTATTGGAATGTATATGCGCAACCTAAAGCATATTGTCAATAGAGCAATTGACGCAAGAATCATTGGAGATTATCCTTTTGGCGATCCTAAAAAGGGGAAATATAAAATACCCGGAGGGAAGAATAAGAAAAAGGCTCTGACTTTGAAGGATATTGAAAAGCTTTTTAGTTATACCCCGACGGATAAAAATGAGTACCTGGCTTTGAATTATTGGATTTTGAGCTATTTGTCAAATGGGATGAATATGGTTGACATTGCGAACCTCAGATACAAGGATTTGAAGGGTGATAACATTGAATTTATTAGGCATAAGACTCGGGATACGTCGAAAGAAGTTCCGGTTATTAGGGTGTATCGTCTCAAAGAAATAGACGCAATTATCAAAAAGCTTGGTAATTCTGATCGGTCAAAGGATAATTACATATTTCCCATCTTTTTGAAGGGGGACGATGGGATAACTAAACACAAGAAGCTTCAGCAGCATATTAAGCAGACAAATAAATATATTCGCAGAATAGCTGAGAACGTAGGGATTGCAACCGAAATAACGACGTATTGGGCAAGGCACTCCTATAGCACCATTCTCAAGCGTTCCGGCGCTCCTATTGAATTTATCAGTGAGCAGCTAGGGCATCAAAGTACTAAAATCACAAGGCATTATCTGGATAGTTTTGAAGATGAACACAGAGAAAGATTTTCTACCATTTTACTTCCTCAAACTGATGGAACAAAGTCTGTTTAGTTAAGAGAGCACTATCAATAGCCGGTAGAAAGACAAGAAGTAAGAATCTTGACTCGCAGTATCTCAATAATTTGATGGAGACAAATCCGGAAACAGGCCCGCTGGCACTTGTTCCCGGTTGCATTTTTAACTATAAATCCAAGGCTAAAATACGTATTTATCGTTTGCTCGTAGCGCAATTCATATTTTCAAAAGAAGAAAAACGGCAAAAAAGAAGAAAAGTCTCCGGTCAGCGCTCCGCTGGAAAAACAAGACTGTTCTGCCAGCAAATGAGAAATACGATAATATTGAATGAAACGGGCAGCAGAACACTTGTCTTGGTCTTGTCTGTCCCCAAAGGCGGAGGGCTAATTTTATTTTTATTGTTTTTAAGGCGGTTCCCTTTATAACTACATGAATTGATGAAAATTCCTTTGAAAAATTATTTTTAAAATTTGTATTTATTGTAAATTAGAGCTTAACAACTAATCAACTAGCTATGCATACTATTCCCCGCGAAATCAATAACCATATTGGGCTTCCGGCTCAAGACTCAACACAGTCTGAAAGTTTTTCCGATATCCAGAAAAAGTATAGAGGAAATTTATAGGCATGTAAGTACAAGATCTCTGGCAAAAATTAAAAGACCACCGGACAAATTTTAAATTTTTTGCAGTTCAATTTTGATAGAAACTTTCACCTAAGAAAATGACAGAGCTTCAAGTAATGACTTTTATAAGTGAAATTGTGCTCCAAACAAAAATAGCACAAAGGGCGGCTGAGCGTTTACAAGTTACACAGAGAGAATTTGACAGAATCGAAGTGTGGTGTTCTATTCAGTCTATTCTTGTTGCTGCGGGAAATGTGTCCAAAATCCTTTGGCCAGGCAAAGAATATGTGCTACGTGGAGAAAGATTGCGGCAAATACTCAAAGTAGAAAACGGTAATCCTCTTTCGAATCGTAAGTTTCGTAACCATTTCGAGCACTATGATGAACGAATTGAAGAATGGTTTGAAAAACATTCTTCCGCTGTTTATTCTGATTTGGCAATGAATCCAACCCTTTGGGGCAACATGGCTTCCCATGCTCACCGGGGATATAATTCCTGTAATAATACTCTGGTATTTAGAGGAGAAACGTTAGATTTGAATGTAATATTGAAGGCATTGGAAGAGCTCAGAGATAGTTGTAAGCCATTTGCATTGCCCTAAAATGGGAAATATTGAAATTGACCCTTGGAAAATTACACGTCCGGATAGTTCGAAATTTTGTATTTTGACGACACTACAACTTTAGTAGCGAGAAATTTATCTATTGATGTGATCGAAAACTAACAAATTTTCTCACTGTCATTAAGCCCATTTATTGTCGGCAACATTGAAGACAAAGACACAGCGAAGATTCCGGAGGCATTTGTAAAATTAATAGGATCACAAACTATTACTATTTCTCGTTCAATAACTTTTCCAGTCGTTCCATCATCTCATCTTTTTCCTTTAGCATGCGCTCGTAAAGAGCTATTTTCTCTTCGTGGAGCTTAATGATTTGGTCGATGGGGCTTACGTTAGAATTGTAGTTGATCGCAATAGCGCCGTTGTCAAAATTATCAAATGAATTGGAGATGATGTTGACAGCTTGCTCTTCGTCAAAATTCTGAAAAGCCTCTACCGGGATTTTCAAGGTGTTGGAGATCTGCTGCAAAAGCGGAAGCTCGATAGTTTCTTTTTGTTCCAGGAGCGAAATTTTTTTCTGGTTCCAGCCTTCACCAAGCTCATACGCAAGCGCGTCTTGTTTGATACCGAGCATCTCGCGGAACCGTTTCACATTGCGACCTTCATGTACTTTACCTTCCATAGCTTCTGGATTTTTGCATTCAATTCAAAGATAAAACAATTTTGATTAACTAAAGGAAACGCTCGCGCCAAACAGCGAAGGTAAAATATCCCATGCAGGGCTATGGGGTTTATTACCGGCAAAGGCAAAGGATTACAGTTTATATAGAGTCAATGAGTCTTCACAATCATCAGGGGAGCGGGTGATATCGGTATATTATATCCACTGTCCGAATTGAATATGCCTAAGGGGTGATTGAAATTTGTGTTGTAACCTTCAAAATTGCGACACATGAAAACAGTACCAAGCCCCGAATTTGCTACGCTGGCAGATAAAGTACTTCAAGAAAGACTGCTACAGCTAGTCCGTGAATTTCAGATTAGCTACGTTTTTTTTGAACAGACTAACAGTCTAACACCGTCGCATCTTATCATTGTAACATCTAAGCAAAAGGACATTCTAACAATTCAGTCCCGGAAGTGGATTCGGTGTTGCAACGCTTCAGCTAATGTGCTGATTCATGTTACAAGTCAAACAAGAATGGACTTTGAATTAAAAGCAGGTAACCCGTTTTTTTCGAGTTATTGTCGAAGGTCAGCTACCTTGTATCAGAACCAGGAGGCAAAGGATTTGGAGGACTTTGATCGGAAATTATTTAAAAAGAGGTTCACTGGATTCAAAAATAAGTACTACCACGACAGGGATATCCTGTTGTCCGAAGCTGTACGCTTTCAAAAGGTTGATTCTCTGACGGGATTATTTATGACCTACCTTTCTGTTTTTGAGTTTGATGTTAGGTACCTGGAGGCTTTGCATATTGGGCAGTGTTTTGTGTCTGACATTCTACACGAGCGGATTAGGCGCCTAGCTCGGTTTTTCCCCGAGATCGAAAAACTATTTGTGAAAAAGAATGGGGAAGAGTACTACCTAATTTTAGAACTGGAAAAAGCAAAAGAGGTAGGAGAATTTGGAGATGAAATCCGGCTAAATGAAAAGTTAGTTAACAGCGTCGTCGAAATAGAAAATCGGCTTAGCGAGCTGGTTTCTTCCCGCTTTAAAGATCTTAAAACGAAGCTAAAGGCTGACACTGCCCGCGGCACTGTGACCGTTGTATCCGAAAGCAACGGCGAAGACAAAGAGCTGCAGGAGATAGTGTCTCAAATCCTGAGTATTCGGATGGTTGAAGAAATCTACTGCTTTCACCGGACCACAAATCACCAGTCGACCACTTATTTTTTTCTTTTCGTTGGAGAAGGTCTGGGAAGAGAAGTTCTTGGTCGAATTCAGCAATCGGTACAATCAAAGTCAGAGGAAAAATGTGAGCTTATTCTAATTGGTCATAGCAGAGCTTGGATACAAACTAACTTGTATTCTTACCAGTCCTTCTTTCAAAAGGTAATGACTCTTGAAAACCTGGTATTTCAATCTCGAAACAATCTTCCAGCAATTCATTGGGAAAATCCACACACCCCTGAATATCCCGATCTGGAGTATTACTATCTATCAGCAACAAAACTTACAGAGCAGTATTTCGCACTACGGAAGAATTCAGATAACTCAAACTTCGAAGGACTGGAGAGTCTTTTTAGTCAGTCAGTTACTAGAATGCTTCGCACTTTTGTTTTTGCCGGGCTAAGTTATCTTCCAAATTACTTGCCAGCTAGAAGCCTATGGCATCTATGCGTGTATGCATCGCCAAAACTAGAAAAGCTGGAGTATCTGTTTGAAAAGCTAAGTGGAGAGAGCTTCTTTAAAGAGGTAGACTACTACCGTCGGTTTTATCACAAGCTCTCCCGAATGACCGAGGAGAAGCTTGAAGTGACGGATGAGATTTTGAAATCGATGAAACAATATTTAGAAACGGTTTGTGCTCGATTAATTTGTATACGTTAATATGGCGTCATTTAAACGATAAACTCATTTAGCTCATGCTTTAGCAACCCCCAGTTGGGGATATGGGCGTCCAGAATTGCCGTAAAACGTGAATTGTGGAGTCTCTCAATCAGGTGGGTCATTTCGTGGGCAACGATATATTCGATGCAATGCGTTGGTTTTTTGATTAGTTCCAGATTGAAAATCAGGCGTTGGGTCTTGTGATTACAACTACCCCACATTGTCTTCATCTGTTTTATTTCCCAATGTTTTGCTTTCACTTGAAGTATTTCTTCCCATTTCTCGATCAACGGAGGAAGTGTGGCTTTCAATTCATTTCGGTACCATTCACGTAAAACCTCAGCTCGTTTTTCCGAATCAGAGCCACTACGTACGTGCAGATTGATAAATTGTGTGCCACTTAACGACACTGTAGGAGGAGCCTGCTGGTAGACTACATTCAATCGGTAACGTATACCTTTATAATAATGGTTTTCACCTGAAACATATTCTCGTTTGGTTTGACGAGCTTGGTTGTGAATCATTTCGATGCGCTTGTTTATCCAACTCAGTTTTGATATAATGTATAGTCGGATAGAGTCCTTTTGCATATTTGTTGGCGCCGATATATGTATCCTTGCGTCGGGAGGATAAACCGTTAGATGGATGTTTTTAATCTCTTTCCATTCAACTTCAACCGAAATTTTATTGACAGTAATTATCTCCATCAATATTCTTTTTGAGCAATAATTATACCCATAACTTCACGCACCTTCTCATCACGATTATCCGATAGTACCTTCTTAACTGCGTTTCTGACCTGCTTCATTTTCTGAGGAACGTCATTGTTTCTCCATCCATGTTTAGCATAGTTTACCACTGCCTCGTGAACTGCTAAAGCCAGTTCTTCATTTTTTTCGAGGTTGTCGTATAGTGCTTGTTTTCCTGAAGTATTGATTGTCGTTGGGTATTTCTTTTTCGTTTTTCCTCTTACTTCTCTGATTTTTTCAATCATCCTGTCAATCATCTCCTTGTAGGAAATTTTATCCGCTTGTTGGTCAAGAATAAGTTGGTTCAGTAATTCCGAAATCTTATCGAAATAGGCAGGGTTGTTGGGCCGCTCGTTGATAATCATTTTGCGCATGTTGGCAACAAGCGTTTCGGCTACCGAGCGTTGATTATTCTTTATGTCACTTGGTAATTTGTCAATTGCGCCCTCTCCTTCCAGATCAATCAGTTCAAGAAACGAAATATCTTCGAGTTTGAAGATTCCTTCACTATCTTCTGCACGTACGTAGTTGTCAATTAATTGACGCATGGCGGGGTCGTAGAATTTCAAATCCAGTGCGTCTCCACTTTTTAATTTAATTTCATCTTTCAGGTCGTTGTAGAAATCGACCTGTTTTTTTAATTCCGCGGCTTCAGAAGGACTGTATCCAGCATTTGCCATATCATTGGCAATGTCAATATATCTCCGAACAAGGGTTCCGACAAGTTTATAGAGCTTTTCCCGTTTTTCCGCATTGATTTCACATTCCACGCTTTGTTCTTCAGGCACGGTGCTTTCCCGATATACAAAGTATGCAAAGAAACCTTCTCGCGTTTGTGGATCAACGACTTCACAAAGCGTAACAACAGCTTGCAAGGCGTCTTCAAATCCTTTGCGACCTTCAGTTAGTCGATTAGTCAGTAATTTTGATATGTCTTCTTTGTCGTAACCTTCAAAGGCTTCGGAAGTGTAATCCTCAATGGCAGTACGGATACTACCGAATAAATCCTGGTAGTCGATGATATAGCCAAAATCTTTTTCTTCTGAATCTACTCTGTTAACTCGGCAAATGGCTTGAAAGAGATTATGGTCGCGCATCTTCTTGTCTACATATAAATAGGTTGCTGAAGGAGCATCAAACCCTGTTAGTAGTTTGTCTACAACTATCAATAACTTCATGGAGCCCGGATGGTCTTTAAATTCATTTTTCGCCCATGCTTCAAACTGCTCTGGATTTTTATCACCCATCATCCGTTTGGTGATTTCATACTTTATTTTTTCTTCGGTATCTCCGGCACCGGTTGC harbors:
- a CDS encoding M48 family metallopeptidase, which encodes MEIITVNKISVEVEWKEIKNIHLTVYPPDARIHISAPTNMQKDSIRLYIISKLSWINKRIEMIHNQARQTKREYVSGENHYYKGIRYRLNVVYQQAPPTVSLSGTQFINLHVRSGSDSEKRAEVLREWYRNELKATLPPLIEKWEEILQVKAKHWEIKQMKTMWGSCNHKTQRLIFNLELIKKPTHCIEYIVAHEMTHLIERLHNSRFTAILDAHIPNWGLLKHELNEFIV
- a CDS encoding helix-turn-helix domain-containing protein, translated to MEGKVHEGRNVKRFREMLGIKQDALAYELGEGWNQKKISLLEQKETIELPLLQQISNTLKIPVEAFQNFDEEQAVNIISNSFDNFDNGAIAINYNSNVSPIDQIIKLHEEKIALYERMLKEKDEMMERLEKLLNEK
- a CDS encoding APC family permease; translated protein: MSSKTKSFGTAPVFFTAISTILGAILFLRFGFGVGTLGFWGVILIILVGHLVTIPTALAISELATNKRVEGGGEYFIISRSFGLNIGATIGIALYLSQAISVAFYVIAFTESFEQLFNIAKYHYGWDLPRQVVSIPSMAILAVLIFTKGANLGVKTLYVIVAILAVSLGMFFFGTTEYADISTFSIFKAEFRNMHEFFFIFAIIFPAFTGMTAGVGLSGDLKNPAKSIPLGTTTATVLGMIVYIFVSWKLAGSASEADLLNRQLIMGDIAIAGNIVVPIGLAASTISSAIGSILVAPRTLQALAVDRSFPSKKVNDYLAADDKKGEPQKATLVTILIAIVFVAAGNVDIVARIISMFFMVTYGSLCLISFLNHFGSSPSYRPSFRSRWYFSLIGFVTSLYVMFKIDTVYALVALGSMTLIYYVVDYYHRDRKGLEIIFTNAIFQLNRSMQVFLQKSRKRSSFKEWRPSSICITDRSFDRKHAFRLQNWLAYKYGFGTYIHFMEGYFSKSANVEAHKNLDILVSQFDRIESHVYVDTIISPSFTSAIAQAIQLPGIAGMENNMLIFDSDVEDNVSLERIIDNYALVNAGDFDVLILRTGKKKIDTRNDIHVWLQRTDEHNANLMILLGFIIGAHPDWKKANIKIFELSTPENIEKSKVELQELITKGRLPITLKNIEILEEKPGIGIREMINERSIDAGLVITGFRGDHLKHDGSRIFEGYESNALLFVNSHDEKTIE
- a CDS encoding tyrosine-type recombinase/integrase — protein: MGRKKPDIATAIILEKRVTDKDGLHPVKLRITYQRRRKYYAVKGEHYSVDGFTAVTSPVGRGKNKEKRKTLEAIENRAIEIIDDVLVNFSFEAFEREYLSHKVRNSTVADFFEDKTKELDEANKVQTAILYRSTLISLLKFDKKITFQKITPGYLEKYQKWMIEQENSYTTIGMYMRNLKHIVNRAIDARIIGDYPFGDPKKGKYKIPGGKNKKKALTLKDIEKLFSYTPTDKNEYLALNYWILSYLSNGMNMVDIANLRYKDLKGDNIEFIRHKTRDTSKEVPVIRVYRLKEIDAIIKKLGNSDRSKDNYIFPIFLKGDDGITKHKKLQQHIKQTNKYIRRIAENVGIATEITTYWARHSYSTILKRSGAPIEFISEQLGHQSTKITRHYLDSFEDEHRERFSTILLPQTDGTKSV